GTAACAGCCAAACAGGCAATGGATCTTTGTACTCCTCCCATATCCCAGTCAATTGCTTATGAATACATGAAAAGGGGATTGCTTTTAGATCACATAAAGGATAATATTACGCTTTATAAAAAGAGACGCGAGGCAATGCTTAATGCATTGGATAAGAACATACCCGAACATCCTGAAATTACGTGGACCAAACCGGACGGCGGATTGTTTTTATGGATGAGCCTTCCCGAATATATTGATACTGAAAAGATGTTTATGGAAGCAATTGAAGAAAACGTAGCCTATGTAGTCGGCTCTGCGTTTTATGCAAAAGATGGCGGGAAAAATGCAATGAGAATTAATTTTTCTTATCCTTCTGAAGAGGAAATTGAAGAGGGAACTAAGAGATTGGGAAGAGTAATAAAAAGACAGTTAAAATAACATAAGTAGTTGACATCACTCGCCCCCAATTTAGTGATGTTATTTAAAAGAGGCTGGCATGAATTGTCAGCCTCTTTTTGTTGTTCAGCAAAAATTGTTATTGTAAAAAAAACTTGATAAAACCATAAAATAAATGTAGCTTAGTGTTAATTATAATAAAATGAATAGTAAAATGAGAGCGGTTTTAAAATCCACATTATTCCAGCGGGGGATAATAATTTTTGTTGCTTTATCAACAATGATTATTCTTGGTATCCTTGTTTTCACTACAGAAAAGGAAACGTGGAGAAGTATTGCTGACTTTAAATTGATTTATATTCCTGTCCTTGTTTTTCTGGCAATTTTAAGATGGTTTTTTGACGGGGAGGCATTTGTTGTTTTATCAAAATACGGGTCAAGAAGAAAATTATCATTAAAAAGAGCAACTGTAATCAGGCTGGAGGGATTTTTAGTAAGCAGCATAATCCCTATATTGGTCGGTACTCTTTCAACTCATACATATCTTCTGCATAAAGAAAAAATAAGAATAAGCGAAAGTGTAGCAATTGCAGTTCTCATATCTGTTCTGCCTGTTTTTCTTTTTCTTCTGAATGTACCAATTCTGATTTTTATTCGTGACGGTTCTTTTCATCACCATTTTTTTAATCAGCTTTTACGAACAATTTCTGTTCCGATAATTGCCGCAATCCTGCTTTTTATTGTTATCCTTTTTTATCCCGGGATTTTAAAAAGAATCACACGGTTTTTTATTAAAGCAGCAGTTATTTTAAGATTAGTACATAGAGACAGAATGTCATCTGTTAGCGAACGGCTTTTTTCAGAAGTTGACAAATTCAGCAAAATCCTTTGGTTCTATATTGTAAAGAGAAAGCTTGCCATTGTTAGTGCGGGTTTTTGGATACTTGCTGCTTTTACTGTGGATTATTTGATAGCACTTGTTATTATGAGCGGGTTCGGATTTACATATCCTGTAATAAAAAGCATAGCTCTGCAGTTTTTAATGAGGCCGATCATTTACTTTGCCCCTTCTCCCGGAGGTGCAGG
Above is a window of bacterium DNA encoding:
- a CDS encoding flippase-like domain-containing protein — translated: MRAVLKSTLFQRGIIIFVALSTMIILGILVFTTEKETWRSIADFKLIYIPVLVFLAILRWFFDGEAFVVLSKYGSRRKLSLKRATVIRLEGFLVSSIIPILVGTLSTHTYLLHKEKIRISESVAIAVLISVLPVFLFLLNVPILIFIRDGSFHHHFFNQLLRTISVPIIAAILLFIVILFYPGILKRITRFFIKAAVILRLVHRDRMSSVSERLFSEVDKFSKILWFYIVKRKLAIVSAGFWILAAFTVDYLIALVIMSGFGFTYPVIKSIALQFLMRPIIYFAPSPGGAGIWEFTYLGFFSIYMPRYLIGIAVLLWRLLVSYIPMIAGLVLFIREFGNDKKISDLFKKGSSLRMDLEDPEILDEEYKN